AAACTAGAGTAATTAATAATTTAACGTATCATTGATTCGGGGTAGGAGCACCAGGTATACGCCATGGTTAATAGAGAAAATTAACATTCTTGTTTTgcgttcttgacctttgcacCGTACTTTTCATACTATAGGAAGGTTTGTCACACTGACCAGGTGAGTGCAGCTAAGCTTAATATGTGAAACATCAAACAGGACCTTCAGAGAAAGGGGACACTTAATTAATATGGACAGTGTTTCTGTGTCAAAAATGTCCTGTAAAATCTCTAAGGATAACCTTGATCTGTAGATCTGTCATAAATATTATTACCTCGTGGCTGGGCAGTGTGGGTAGGTGTGGTTGTCTGTCCTCTAGGGGGTGGACCAGGAACTCCCTCGTAGCCATGACATACACACCTAGGAGAAAGGAGTTAAGTAAAGAGTGGATAAATGTCTCAATGCTTGATACAGACTGTGACTCAGCAATTTACAcaaatctatataattattatgcctcggtgcgcatgcgcaagtgaggtatacggtagtgtatatagtgtgtttgtgtgtctatccatctgtgtagactgctacagctgctcaacgatgaatcaagtgcaagtaagagtttctataggcttctagtcatgtttacttggattttaattcgtggatttgcaaaatactgcttcgttctcgagttatgcctacttggaatgccattgcagccttttcagaagagcacgtagccaaacttgtgtttatcgagtgttgctactctacttagtagttagctctgcactagaacgctaactatggtagctgcaagagtgaaaagagagctgcaaggctctgctaatgcatgCCATTAactttagacttgaacttttggctattgatcgtttttaacaacaatcatggtacGTGGATTATTAcacactctttgagtttgcatgcaaaaatgttcatcataatgtcagagtgcatgtatacaagcttttagtagctttatgttatgtagctttggcatctccaccgaggcatcagcacctgcggtgctttcattgtatatagtattatacatgcagtgtacgaGATAGCTGgctgcttgcatgcatgtgatgagATAGCTGCATGCAGCACATTATTGAACTGTACCTCTAAGATGGCCGATGAGTGGGCGGCTGTGCTAAGTCTTTACGTTATGAAATGGCTCTTAGTGTAAAAATCTCAGAGGTACGTACGGTCAATCAACGATATGACATTATTTATAAGTAAAACTCTGCCTTGGCACCACAAAAATACGCCTTTTCATAAGTGGCAAAAAAATTGCGCAAGTTTCCGCTTTTTATTTTTAGGATGACCGAGGTGACACTTAACTTATGGTGGCAGCGTAATTAGATACATCAACCTACGACAGCTGGTTTCTACGTAAGTTTTATATATACTCACCACAGTGCCAGACACATTTAATCTATCTCAGGATCTTCCTTTTTCTTGCATGTGTCACAGCCATGCAGCCATAAGTCAGTAAGTTCCTTCTTTCTAGTTCAGCAATCAATTAATGCCTATGCGGCTTTAATTCGAGGAACTTTACTATagcactagatctacatggaTGATGGATCCCTGCAGGCTTGCTGTAGTGCTATAGTCCACTCCCAGCATATCAGTGAGTGATGTGTATCACCAAAAGTTCATGGTATGACCTACCGCTGTATACTCTGCACTTTGTCTGCATAGACTAAAAACATTATAGCTTTACGCTTTACTGCCTCGGTGAGGTTCGTTCATGGTTAAACTGTCGCCTTGTTTATAATTACGTATGTAAAGTTAATATAAATATAACTACTTTTACAACACTCTAGTTGTAAGACATATGAGATTTTTGGATTATATAAATGTCTGGTTTAGCGCTCTAGTTCTGGACtgtctatatatagtagtCGACTAGATATTGAAAGTGTCtagactataaattatgttgtTATAATGATCTTTATCTATTGTTCTAGTTTAATCTGCACACCAGCAGTCAATTAATCAGTTTAGCATTATTTATTAGATGCAGCAATTGCAATGCAGCTACAAACAGTTATTATTTGCAGCACCCAGCTGTTCGTACTGGCTGCTGGTGAGtgttgcatgtgtgcatgtggctagctagctatataaaacTTGAGCTATATACATTTACATTTTGGCAGCCACTCTGACATCCACTCCCACTGTGGCCTGTCCTGGTGACACTGTCACCTTCACCTGCACTCTGCCTGGTAGTCTCATACGATGGAAAGTCACTCCTCCAAAAGTTCAAGGACCTTCGTTTAGATTGACTTTAATATTCACCGGTAGTGGAAATGTCGCTGTGACTGAGGGTAATCCAGCATTCCGTGGTGTTCTCACTGATTCCAGTAGAGGAATGCTCACTGCCACTCTCACCTCACTGTCTGAGGCCTCCATTGTAGAAGGTACTATGGCGTTGTGTGAGGGAGCAAGCTCACAAGAGGGTCCTCTCACTATCACTGTGGCTGGTGAGTGACTGATGgagtgcatacatgcatgtacacatgcactgtcagTTTATCAATACAATCATGCACAGATTCACCCTCCCCTCCACTGAATCCAAGGGTGTCCTCCTCAGCCCAAAATCAACTCAGCTCCTCTAATATCAATCTGGAGTGGGACCttccctcctctactggtggtgtgtctgtcagctatgTCCTCACCATCTCTCCAACACCTCTCTCCGGGTCACCAGTCACCGTGGAGACCACCTCAGCACAGATAACTGTCTCCTACAACACTCCCTACAATGTGACAATAagagctgtcaactgtgctGGAATGAGTGATGATGATGTGATGATTATGATTCTTCCTATTGGTTAGTTTCTATTATAGCTGATCTCTTAGTGTATAATATTGTTTGCTGCAGTTACCTGCCCCTCCAACCCAACACCTGCGAACAGAGTTACCATCAATAGTGCTCCGCCACTGCCTGCACTAGTATAGGATCAACACTGAGCTTCACTTGCAATGGAGAGACAGTACCAGCAACCTGTGAGAATGATGGACGGTGGTCACCTGATCCTACCCGTTACGTCTGTCCCTCGGGTAAATTAATGGTAAATCACTGTCATGAATGTTACTATATAGCCCCTCCTCTCAGATGTCACCTGTGGCTTTCCTGTCGCACCTTCCAGAGGCAGTGTGGACGTTAAGGATCGGACATCACCCTTTTCGATAAACTCAGTGGTAAACTTATATTGTGACAAAGGACTATTCCTAGCTGGTGATATGTCCAGTACGTGTGAAaatgtgggtggagtgggaaCTTGGAAGCCGGACACGAACATCACATGCAGAGATATGCCTGGTGAGAATGCCATTGGCTAAACTTTTTGTGTGTATTATACATCTAATTTACGTTTCACCGCAGTCAACTGCTCTCTACCCAAAAAGCCATCCAACGGAACTATAGTGAACTATGAGAGTTTGAATGAGACAGTGtcggagggaacagtgctgacttaccagtgtgacaatggactctcactgactggacccaacaccatcacttgcactaatgctggtGTCTGGAGTactgagcctgaggcaatcGTGTGTGTACTTGAATGTGAGTAGCGCATTTGTTAACGGTTGATTTCCTATCAATTTGTTTACCTTCTCCATAGATTATATTTCCGCCACCTTATCCACTGGTGCTGCTATCGTTATAAGTGTGatcatcactttcattgtgacTCTAGTCACTGGGTTCCTCACTGGACTCTTAGTGATGCACCTTTGCTCCCGTAAGAAGGCAGctgaaggacaagctaacgtaggacccactgtaccagctggtcctgtttatgaggaggtgtcacccaaaatGGAAATTGAGCTATATAGTAACCATGCAAGCATATGAACCAGTGTATACGTAGGACTTTGAAAGTTTAACAGTGtctgcataataatttatagcttatcagttgtacatgcataattatagccaaggTTTTATATAATAGCAACTTTATTCAATCATCGTGTCTGTTGTTTTATAAACGATTATAATATTAACACTTGAGAACTGAATGTAAACAGTAGCACAAATCAATGTATACATCtcaaccatcacaacaatcATGACAATGCCTGTGTCAGCAACAATTATATGCAGTTATCGTTCTGTTAAAATGTGTTCAggaatataataataataattatgtttgttgcccagtgatttggcagatcaaagcaatccagtgctcaatATATTATGGCATggtgcatcactaccatagcaactatatatattgcactgcattatatggcataatgcactgggattatatgcacttgcactgtgtgtaaatgcagtagatctctgtaagagatatccatttgggacttatgccccaccatcccacccaataattcatttggtcccttttatTGGCTACTACTTTTAAAAGTGGTAAGAAAAcctactatggaattcagcaaaactaatgaatacactaaattccttcaaaacacatgtcttttatttacgatttatatgaccagtcagacgagtttaacgtcattgggcaacatgttgcactctgcatggctgggcaataattatatacagcacCACATGCAGTCAAAAGAGTATAATTAACATGAATGTTAAATGTCTCCATGCATATGCTGATGATTGCAGCAAGGGTATAGAACacacactcatgcatgcatgcacagatcTAGAACACAGTACATTGGGTACAAAGCTAAGTAACTTCTAGCCAGTTCTAGGTCGATTGTTCTGGATCGTTACAGTTCCAGTGAATTATACtatatcagggggcatgtgattcatatacggatggtcccagagccactttGTAGACTTCTGTAtgcatgaccaccatgcacaTTACCACCATACTATACCAAATTATattacctttatcccataccccactgCATGCACCATAAACTTCTAGTACACAGTAACAAGTATACAttacacaccataattattagttacaATCTTTACTTTAACATGCAGGAAAATTGGAACTTTAAAACAACTCTATACACGGTAAACACAACAAGCACACCGATAACAATATGTAATGCCAATACTGACAATAAACTATAggtactataaattatattagcacttatagctggagtattgctgactcagcactttacaACCCTCATAAAGAAACAGTGTAGCTCCGCTTTGCAGGGTTGCCTGATTCTGGGAATTTCTCCACTCTATACTGCATTCTATCTAGATTGTACTCAGCTtgtgtcagttagctctagctgtgtagtttggcaaaaaCGGGCCGGGATCGGTACGTTCTGGCGCAAATCAAAAAATTAAAGTTATCACTGCTCGGACTGGAAGCGACTTGGCCTATCCAccaagttttcgctggataatagtcccatggccatctgttagtgtgtgtaattagtttgaatcagtcttgttttgttcgtgcgttacacgcccttttacctgaTGCACTTTGTTGTCTGACGGAGTTCGGCGACTTACTCTATCTGCTGCTCCACAGCAGTGTGAGTTCTCAAGATAAATGCCAGTAATTTGGACCCCATGCCAGTTATTGGGGATATGTTGTTGCTGCTTGAAAGAGAACTCAGTATACATGTCTACAGTTCCAGTGTGGAAACAGGATGACATTGTTGCATGGTCATGGTCCTAAAATACTCACATTTCTTAGCAAGAAGACTGCTGTAActtcactatatatataaactATTAGCTAAtgtcatgtgtgcatgcacagttcAGATTCAGTCTGCTGCAGTTCACTGTTGTCTCTCACTCACTGTCGTGTGACGACAGCAGTCCACTTGCATTTTCCaacatttacaataattattaaattattAAATGTTAATTTGTGGTAGTTAATCTATTCCCAAAGACCatggctatacatgtatgtactgattCATGCagttcatcataattatttgagtataataatatatttgAAGTCATTATATTAAACACATTTGGGGTAACGTAACCttattatggtataattatatataacctCCGAATAGCGGACAAAACCCCCTGCACCAACTTATCCGttattcggaggttccactgtatataaatGCCATGATTGAAGTGTGaaccacatgcatacatgataactacatacataattatattggtgTATAAATCTTCAAAATATCTTCCcaagtggaagctctgagtgATCATCAAGATTAGATTTCCATAGGTCAACCGTCCCGGATTAGTGGAGGCTCTATGTGTCCCGCCGGCCTATATAAattaaattatatatacctgaaATGTCCTGGATTTATAGGCCATGCAGAGAAGCAGGAAACTCATGAAATCAATACATTTGGAGCCATCTTAGTAGCagctgttgtataattatggagctATTTTGCCAAACTACAAAGAAGCATGGATAAAAAGATTATGAGCTTGAATATTGTGTAAAACTGCATATGCTACATGATCTGAGGCTAAAAGGATGCACGTCGGCAATGAATTACCTCGTGACCAGGCAATTCATTGCCTACAACCAAAATTATTGTAGG
This is a stretch of genomic DNA from Halichondria panicea chromosome 1, odHalPani1.1, whole genome shotgun sequence. It encodes these proteins:
- the LOC135350567 gene encoding uncharacterized protein LOC135350567 — translated: MQLQTVIICSTQLFVLAAATLTSTPTVACPGDTVTFTCTLPGSLIRWKVTPPKVQGPSFRLTLIFTGSGNVAVTEGNPAFRGVLTDSSRGMLTATLTSLSEASIVEGTMALCEGASSQEGPLTITVADSPSPPLNPRVSSSAQNQLSSSNINLEWDLPSSTGGVSVSYVLTISPTPLSGSPVTVETTSAQITVSYNTPYNVTIRAVNCAGMSDDDVMIMILPIVTCPSNPTPANRVTINSAPPLPALV
- the LOC135347449 gene encoding complement factor H-like; this encodes MSSTCENVGGVGTWKPDTNITCRDMPVNCSLPKKPSNGTIVNYESLNETVSEGTVLTYQCDNGLSLTGPNTITCTNAGVWSTEPEAIVCVLEYYISATLSTGAAIVISVIITFIVTLVTGFLTGLLVMHLCSRKKAAEGQANVGPTVPAGPVYEEVSPKMEIELYSNHASI